A part of Acropora palmata chromosome 6, jaAcrPala1.3, whole genome shotgun sequence genomic DNA contains:
- the LOC141883802 gene encoding akirin-2-like translates to MACATLKRTYEFDPLTPQHQPSPKRRRCIPLKPSTPPPTVTTESHFRDVAPRLSQDQVSASIHQEWRRLQRRRHLRVLPSPSSPEMASFSSYSPGSSPPRKEQPLFTLKQVTLICERMLKEREAQVTEEYDKVLREKLAEQYDAFVKFNYDQVQRRFQETAPTYVS, encoded by the exons ATGGCTTGCGCAACCCTGAAGAGGACTTACGAGTTTGATCCACTCACACCTCAACACCAACCTTCGCCGAAAAGAAGAAGATGCATCCCGCTTAAGCCATCAACACCACCTCCTACAGTCACAACAGAGTCTCATTTTCGTGATGTGGCACCAAGATTATCGCAAG atcAAGTTTCTGCTAGTATTCATCAAGAATGGAGACGACTTCAGCGACGAAGACATCTTAGAGTATTGCCTAGTCCAAGCTCGCCTGAAATGGCATCTTTCTCGTCTTATTCGCCTGGATCATCGCCACCACGGAAAGAACAGCCCCTGTTCACTCTAAAGCAAGTTACCCTCATCTGTGAAAGGATGCTCAAAGAAAGGGAAGCACAGGTTACAGAAGAATATGACAAAGTATTAAGGGAAAAGCTTGCAG AACAATATGATGCATTTGTCAAGTTTAACTATGATCAGGTACAGAGACGGTTTCAAGAAACTGCACCAACCT ATGTTTCATAA